One genomic window of Pirellulales bacterium includes the following:
- a CDS encoding TlpA family protein disulfide reductase has translation MRYWICMFVLGVSLAGDRAMALMGSESAAEASSTASDDAAVPIDLAARLDEIEKQYQATLVPFPVAPPGETVDPELRKKASAANAAARKERQKALTALAAEASQLDVAKLSAEERAKLAGVYLELGKPEDAVRLARAAISAQADHADAFLVLIRALATSQQVDEAQAALVAAQQAGVEETKLLDVRQSLYLACARAGRWDEAAQHAAVRLAARRAELKEKLLAKPFLQQLDSVLNAYRSGKKPQAALRQLEQEITSAGELLTDETRATVEELLAGLKQRQVALFGEARQFDKAEALFQELMTEARKSLEASPDELEKIRAVGELLSARAKGLSVAAHETAESARQTWLDFLAEQAKKRPNEVELLQDYARGVQWRITQFGEAKNIDAAKGAAEAYRGLVAALPEEVAKHPSVEALGKLIDSAIRRLEAEQKREKLVGQPMPPLEVAAWVNGSPLSNEELKGKVVLLDFWAVWCGPCRATFPHLREWNEKYADRGLAIIGLTKYYQYGWDAEQQTHTSIDDLSPADEQAALVEFARHHQLTHRLAYLPEGSTLSEQYGVTGIPQMVVIDREGIIRLIRVGSGDENAHDIEAKLEELLAAPAAADVSGGN, from the coding sequence ATGCGTTACTGGATCTGCATGTTCGTGCTCGGAGTCAGTCTGGCTGGCGACCGCGCGATGGCTTTGATGGGGAGCGAGTCGGCCGCCGAAGCGTCCTCGACTGCTAGCGACGATGCGGCAGTACCGATCGACCTGGCGGCGCGTCTGGACGAGATCGAGAAGCAATACCAAGCAACGCTGGTGCCATTCCCCGTGGCCCCACCGGGAGAAACCGTCGACCCCGAGCTGCGCAAGAAAGCCAGCGCGGCCAACGCCGCCGCCCGCAAAGAACGGCAAAAAGCGTTGACCGCTCTGGCGGCCGAGGCGTCGCAGCTCGACGTGGCAAAACTCTCGGCCGAGGAGCGTGCGAAGCTGGCCGGCGTCTATCTCGAACTCGGCAAACCCGAGGATGCCGTACGCCTGGCGCGGGCCGCGATCAGCGCGCAAGCGGACCATGCGGACGCTTTCCTGGTGCTCATTCGGGCGCTGGCGACCTCGCAGCAGGTGGACGAGGCGCAGGCCGCCTTGGTGGCGGCGCAGCAGGCGGGGGTCGAGGAAACGAAGCTGCTCGATGTGCGGCAGTCTCTGTACCTGGCTTGCGCGCGGGCTGGTCGCTGGGACGAAGCCGCGCAGCACGCGGCGGTGCGATTGGCGGCACGCCGCGCGGAGTTGAAGGAAAAGCTGCTGGCCAAGCCATTCCTGCAACAGCTCGATAGCGTGCTGAACGCCTACCGTTCGGGCAAGAAACCGCAGGCAGCGCTGCGCCAGCTCGAGCAAGAAATCACCTCGGCCGGCGAACTGCTGACCGATGAGACGCGCGCCACGGTCGAGGAGTTGCTGGCGGGGCTCAAGCAGCGCCAGGTCGCGTTGTTCGGCGAAGCGCGGCAATTCGATAAGGCCGAAGCGCTCTTTCAGGAACTGATGACCGAAGCACGGAAATCGCTCGAGGCTTCGCCCGACGAGTTGGAAAAGATTCGCGCCGTGGGCGAACTGCTGTCGGCCCGGGCCAAGGGCTTGTCGGTCGCGGCGCACGAGACCGCGGAATCCGCTCGGCAGACGTGGCTCGATTTTCTTGCCGAGCAAGCCAAGAAACGTCCGAACGAAGTCGAGTTGCTGCAGGATTATGCCCGAGGGGTGCAGTGGCGCATCACGCAGTTTGGCGAGGCCAAGAATATCGACGCCGCCAAGGGGGCTGCCGAGGCCTATCGCGGCCTGGTCGCGGCCCTGCCGGAGGAGGTGGCGAAGCATCCGAGCGTGGAAGCGCTCGGCAAGCTGATCGACAGCGCCATTCGTCGTCTCGAGGCGGAACAGAAACGCGAAAAGCTGGTGGGTCAGCCGATGCCGCCGCTCGAAGTGGCCGCCTGGGTCAACGGTTCGCCCTTGAGCAACGAAGAGCTCAAGGGCAAGGTCGTGCTGCTCGACTTCTGGGCCGTGTGGTGCGGTCCTTGCCGCGCGACGTTCCCTCATCTACGCGAGTGGAACGAAAAGTATGCGGATCGTGGCCTCGCGATCATCGGGCTCACCAAATACTACCAGTACGGCTGGGACGCCGAGCAGCAAACGCATACGTCGATCGACGATCTCTCGCCGGCCGACGAACAGGCGGCGCTGGTCGAGTTCGCCAGGCATCATCAACTCACGCACCGCCTGGCCTACCTGCCGGAAGGGAGCACGCTCTCGGAGCAATATGGCGTGACTGGCATTCCGCAGATGGTCGTGATCGATCGTGAGGGCATCATTCGCTTGATTCGTGTGGGCAGCGGCGACGAGAACGCGCACGACATCGAAGCGAAGCTCGAAGAACTGCTGGCGGCGCCGGCCGCGGCGGATGTGTCGGGCGGCAACTGA
- a CDS encoding AAA family ATPase translates to MAAWKFYGRREQLADLEQMLDRKRWFFAKVTGRRRIGKTTLIQQAMEELGSKQPVFYVQIPDSEPAGVLSAVNDALETFQVPADRHPRPNDLLQLAKLLEAMAEGGYILILDEFQYFNRTGYEEFCSYLQTSVDRLAAKADQVRGGLIVLGSIHTEMVALLEDRTAPLYNRVTDTINLTHLDIGSILSILQDHAEPTPERLLFLWNLFEGIPKFYRDCYERDVLAAERKTLLRRIFFESSSPLRSEAENWFLRELRGRYNVVLKFVARNPGRMHKELVQAIREASGSADTQVGGYLKVLIERFGLIERKLPVFAKPEAKRGRYYVTDNFLRSWLAALAGPVSAIAFRPLDELIEEADQRLEVVEGGSLEKLAGQLYEERSRKGIGDFPITHRVQGFWDKADTEIDLVAFNEATESIRFGSCKRSPKKLMSDVNNFKQHVERFLRTMPKYQDWNKQLVGISPVLDAEQRAFLASHDIFPQDLNDLILGLN, encoded by the coding sequence ATGGCCGCCTGGAAGTTCTACGGACGAAGGGAGCAGCTTGCGGATTTAGAGCAAATGCTCGACCGCAAACGCTGGTTCTTTGCCAAGGTCACAGGTCGTCGCCGGATCGGCAAGACGACGCTCATTCAGCAGGCGATGGAGGAACTCGGCAGCAAGCAGCCCGTTTTTTACGTTCAGATACCGGACTCTGAACCAGCGGGCGTTCTCTCGGCAGTGAACGACGCCTTGGAGACGTTCCAAGTGCCTGCCGACCGGCATCCTCGCCCCAACGACCTGCTGCAACTTGCAAAATTGCTGGAGGCGATGGCTGAGGGCGGGTACATCCTCATCCTTGACGAGTTCCAATACTTCAATCGCACAGGTTACGAAGAGTTCTGCTCGTACTTGCAGACAAGCGTGGATCGTTTGGCAGCGAAGGCCGATCAGGTTCGAGGCGGGTTAATCGTTCTTGGCTCGATCCACACGGAGATGGTGGCCTTACTCGAAGATCGCACGGCTCCGCTCTACAACCGAGTCACAGACACCATTAACCTCACGCATCTCGACATCGGCTCCATCCTATCCATCCTTCAAGATCATGCTGAGCCGACCCCGGAGCGGCTGTTGTTTCTTTGGAACCTCTTCGAGGGAATTCCGAAGTTTTATCGTGACTGCTACGAACGAGACGTACTTGCCGCCGAACGCAAGACCCTGCTCCGTCGCATCTTCTTTGAGAGTTCATCGCCACTTCGGTCAGAAGCCGAGAACTGGTTTCTGCGTGAACTGCGTGGCCGGTATAATGTAGTTTTGAAGTTCGTGGCCCGCAATCCGGGGCGAATGCACAAGGAATTGGTTCAAGCGATTCGAGAGGCAAGCGGATCTGCTGATACACAAGTTGGCGGCTACTTGAAGGTTCTCATCGAGCGATTCGGGCTGATCGAACGCAAGTTGCCGGTGTTCGCCAAGCCAGAAGCGAAGCGAGGCCGCTACTACGTCACCGACAATTTTCTCCGCTCATGGCTGGCGGCGCTGGCCGGCCCCGTTTCAGCGATAGCGTTTCGACCACTCGACGAACTGATTGAAGAAGCCGATCAGCGTCTCGAAGTTGTCGAAGGTGGCTCACTGGAGAAACTGGCCGGCCAACTTTACGAGGAACGAAGCCGCAAGGGGATTGGCGACTTCCCGATCACCCATCGAGTGCAAGGATTCTGGGACAAGGCCGACACCGAGATTGATCTGGTGGCCTTCAATGAAGCGACCGAATCCATTCGATTCGGCTCGTGCAAACGGTCGCCCAAGAAGCTGATGTCCGATGTGAACAACTTCAAGCAGCACGTGGAGCGGTTTCTTCGAACGATGCCCAAGTATCAGGACTGGAACAAGCAGCTCGTTGGCATCTCACCGGTATTGGACGCAGAACAAAGAGCTTTCCTGGCCAGTCACGACATCTTTCCGCAGGACTTGAACGATCTAATCCTCGGCCTGAATTGA
- a CDS encoding BON domain-containing protein, producing MRMMLRTVAAAVLAALLPTLAWANDQETAQQIADDLRASGRLQNYSIGVKYKDGTAWLSGRVANKQQMSDALRMAKQSPSVGRVVNQLQVGNGEESAASGQMVRQAGPAGNQHSRVRQASTQWGDDGGYEAMPMQQNMPRQPMPNQRAVAMQRSNKPYGTPIPGMQGRPMQASYNGADCPPGMMNGGEMSGGMPAMMGAGGGPLPAYVPGTGGGPSPAIYDQPNMPNYAWPAYSAYPNYAALAYPKQYSATAWPFIGPFYPYPQVPLGWRKVSLEWDDGWWFLDFHDTHR from the coding sequence ATGCGAATGATGCTTCGAACCGTGGCGGCCGCCGTTTTGGCCGCCCTGCTGCCCACCCTCGCGTGGGCCAACGATCAGGAGACGGCACAGCAGATCGCCGATGATCTGCGCGCCAGCGGTCGCCTGCAAAACTACAGCATCGGCGTGAAATACAAGGATGGCACCGCCTGGCTCTCGGGCCGCGTGGCCAACAAGCAGCAGATGTCCGACGCCCTGCGCATGGCCAAGCAGTCGCCGTCGGTAGGCCGCGTCGTCAACCAATTGCAAGTCGGCAATGGCGAGGAATCGGCAGCGAGCGGACAGATGGTTCGTCAGGCAGGACCTGCCGGCAACCAGCATTCGCGCGTTCGCCAGGCCAGCACTCAGTGGGGGGATGACGGCGGCTACGAGGCGATGCCGATGCAGCAAAACATGCCGCGGCAGCCGATGCCGAACCAGCGGGCGGTCGCCATGCAGCGCTCGAACAAACCGTACGGCACGCCGATTCCCGGCATGCAGGGCCGTCCGATGCAGGCATCGTACAACGGCGCCGATTGCCCACCCGGTATGATGAATGGGGGCGAGATGTCGGGCGGTATGCCCGCCATGATGGGTGCTGGCGGAGGTCCTCTGCCGGCCTACGTACCAGGCACCGGTGGTGGTCCGTCGCCGGCGATCTACGATCAGCCGAACATGCCGAACTACGCCTGGCCTGCTTACTCGGCCTACCCGAACTACGCGGCCTTGGCCTATCCCAAGCAGTATTCGGCCACGGCGTGGCCCTTTATCGGCCCGTTCTATCCGTATCCGCAGGTGCCGCTCGGCTGGCGAAAGGTTTCGCTCGAGTGGGACGACGGCTGGTGGTTCCTCGACTTCCACGATACCCACCGATAG
- a CDS encoding redoxin family protein codes for MLFDLRRHLLAGTTALAALGVAAPTLAAAPKAEDALKLNPIQKDVEYDKPSEAQAAKCTIKAEKVGKQTGWVIRDESGKTLRRFVDTNGDNVVDLWCYYMDGVEVYRDVDANFNGKSDRYHWLNTGGSRIGIDKDENGRIDAWVSISAEEVSAEIVAALANRDAERFARLLLQPADVKALGLGEQKSKDLAKKVETAAAGFKTVAGQQTQVTPKSQWVNFSASRPGLVPAGTDGSTKDLLVYENVVAVVDTDDKNSQVQIGTLVKMGETWRVIDAPRIMGDSNELASTGFFFQTQTMPQHGGDDAADSQNQKMQALLAQLEELDRAPAASPSEAAKNHAKRADLIEQLAKEAGDDTDREQWIRQLADTVSAAAQSGEYPEGVARLKALFDTIEKDKTGSDLAAYVKFRFLTAEYALNVQSPNADFAKIQTEWLDNLEKYVTAHPKSPDTAEALLQLAVAREFSGQEEDAKKWYTKILSDFATSSAAKKASGAVTRLESVGKPIVLKGTSTAGKPVDLTSQYKGKVVLIHYWATWCEPCKAELPTLKELQAKYGNDGFALIGVSLDTNQTELDEYLKQSKLPWVQICEPGGLDGRLANELGVLTLPTMILVDQDGKVVDRNIHVSQLETELKKRLVK; via the coding sequence ATGTTGTTCGATCTTCGCCGCCACTTATTGGCTGGGACCACGGCACTCGCCGCCCTCGGCGTCGCCGCCCCCACTTTGGCCGCCGCGCCCAAAGCGGAGGATGCCCTCAAGCTGAACCCCATTCAAAAAGACGTCGAATACGACAAACCGAGCGAGGCACAAGCGGCCAAGTGTACGATCAAGGCCGAGAAGGTCGGCAAGCAGACCGGCTGGGTCATTCGCGACGAATCCGGCAAGACCTTGCGCCGCTTCGTCGACACGAACGGCGATAACGTCGTCGACCTGTGGTGCTACTACATGGACGGCGTCGAGGTGTATCGCGACGTCGACGCCAACTTCAACGGCAAGTCCGATCGCTACCACTGGCTGAACACCGGTGGCTCGCGCATCGGCATCGACAAGGACGAAAACGGCCGGATCGACGCCTGGGTCTCGATCTCGGCCGAGGAAGTCTCCGCCGAAATCGTGGCGGCACTCGCCAACCGCGATGCCGAACGCTTCGCTCGCCTGCTGCTGCAGCCGGCCGACGTGAAGGCGCTCGGCCTGGGCGAGCAGAAGTCGAAGGACCTCGCCAAGAAGGTCGAAACGGCCGCCGCGGGCTTCAAAACCGTGGCCGGCCAGCAGACGCAGGTCACGCCGAAGAGCCAGTGGGTAAACTTCAGCGCGTCGCGTCCGGGGCTCGTGCCGGCCGGCACCGATGGCTCGACCAAGGACCTGTTGGTCTACGAGAACGTCGTCGCCGTCGTCGACACCGACGATAAGAACAGCCAGGTGCAGATCGGCACGCTCGTCAAAATGGGGGAAACGTGGCGTGTCATCGACGCCCCGCGGATCATGGGCGATAGCAACGAGCTCGCCAGCACCGGCTTCTTCTTCCAGACGCAAACGATGCCGCAGCACGGTGGCGATGACGCCGCCGACTCACAGAACCAGAAGATGCAGGCACTGCTGGCACAGCTCGAAGAGCTCGATCGTGCCCCGGCGGCCTCGCCGTCGGAAGCCGCCAAGAATCACGCCAAGCGTGCCGACTTGATCGAGCAGCTTGCCAAGGAAGCCGGAGACGATACCGATCGCGAGCAGTGGATTCGCCAGCTTGCCGACACCGTCAGCGCGGCCGCTCAGTCGGGCGAGTATCCCGAAGGGGTCGCGCGGCTCAAGGCGCTCTTTGACACCATCGAAAAGGACAAAACGGGCTCGGATCTGGCCGCCTACGTCAAGTTCCGCTTCCTCACGGCGGAATACGCCCTGAACGTCCAGTCGCCCAACGCCGACTTCGCCAAGATTCAGACCGAGTGGCTCGACAACCTCGAGAAGTACGTCACCGCCCATCCCAAGAGCCCCGACACGGCCGAGGCCCTGCTGCAATTGGCCGTCGCGCGCGAGTTCTCGGGCCAGGAAGAAGATGCCAAGAAGTGGTATACGAAGATCCTGAGCGACTTCGCGACCTCCTCAGCAGCGAAGAAAGCCTCGGGCGCCGTCACCCGTCTCGAGTCGGTGGGCAAGCCCATCGTGCTCAAGGGGACCAGCACGGCCGGCAAGCCGGTGGATCTGACCTCGCAGTACAAGGGCAAGGTCGTGTTGATCCACTACTGGGCTACCTGGTGCGAACCGTGCAAGGCCGAGTTGCCCACGCTGAAAGAATTGCAGGCGAAGTATGGCAACGACGGCTTCGCGCTGATTGGCGTGAGCCTCGACACGAATCAGACCGAGCTGGACGAGTACCTCAAGCAGAGCAAGTTGCCCTGGGTACAGATCTGCGAACCGGGCGGTCTCGACGGCCGGCTCGCCAACGAGTTGGGCGTGCTGACACTGCCGACCATGATCCTCGTCGATCAGGATGGCAAGGTCGTCGATCGTAACATCCACGTCTCGCAGCTCGAGACCGAGCTCAAGAAACGCCTCGTCAAATAA
- a CDS encoding tetratricopeptide repeat protein, whose product MEDKLARRRIVAALVLVTALAAANLAPRAARADAGDDQYAVAAGHYARQRWPLAIEEFETFLTAHPQHARTAAATFFLGEALVHAERYAAARERFQQYLQAQPDGQHVQHAQFRSAESAYLVGDRDAALRELQAFQSRYPDDEWNAFVLTYLGDLALADKDHAGAARHYEQSIERFPEGPLCDDCRYGLGRAWQELGQFDKAEPIFRSFAEQRGHPLSDESQFQLGACRYSAGDYVGAETLLADFDHERSQSAARAKTQLARGWALFHLERYDEAEALFAALTEHPQWGLEASYWLGLVAKAEGQWSSAAERLQACAARAGDAPLAAAIHFHAGDALIRSGNPAAGVEELDRCEAVDSGAEWADDCQLARIQAALADGDHELVGRLAHEFDEKFATSDHAPEAARAVARSLLNQREFTQAIARLSPWVADAGANSAPADRYLLALAFQGAGRHAEAVAALAELPDDDTRLRTEADLVEGTSLAALERYDEAIARLERYLAARGDEEGAARCRAQLAVCSARAKRIDDARHWFNELQAKHAGDAVLRHATSHLAEAVYAAGEFAWSAELFEQVSKLGGDSPSVEGNEPAGASARGLAGLAWSRYQQGDLAAAAAEFARVVEQFPADPAAAEAALMLGRIEAERGAPARGLASYKQVIEQFPDSPHLADALRGAARLHEQLGDHNEAAALYQRLDREFPAATDRDALLYEWSWVERGRQDDAVANALLERLHVEHPQSRFVADALYRLAERAHQARDYDRASRLLSELSTREQVSPSIEEHALYLQGQLAAAREQWTDVEAPLAALLEKHPESSLRLLAEYWCAEASYRLGQTDVALERFEVLLTKTLDSKESWAPMVALRRAQIFAGRREWDEAYEMASQIAGQHPGFAQQYEVDYLIGRCHASQARFEDARGAYALAVSSATGGKTETAAMAQWMIGETHFHQRNYRAAIREYLRVEILYAYPEWQAAALLQAAKCHEQLHEPQQAAQLYTRLVEQFGQTSYAEEATARAKVLEQKTASLTSPALPPSPLPR is encoded by the coding sequence ATGGAAGACAAGCTCGCACGACGCAGGATCGTTGCCGCACTCGTGCTCGTCACGGCGCTGGCCGCGGCAAACCTCGCTCCGCGCGCCGCGCGTGCCGACGCCGGCGACGATCAATACGCCGTCGCTGCGGGCCACTACGCCCGGCAGCGCTGGCCGCTCGCCATCGAAGAGTTCGAGACTTTCCTTACCGCACATCCGCAACATGCGCGCACCGCCGCGGCCACCTTCTTTCTGGGCGAGGCGCTGGTCCACGCCGAGCGTTATGCCGCGGCCCGCGAGCGTTTTCAGCAATACCTCCAGGCGCAACCCGACGGACAGCACGTCCAACACGCGCAATTTCGCTCGGCCGAGTCCGCCTACCTCGTCGGCGATCGAGATGCCGCCTTGCGCGAGTTGCAGGCATTCCAATCGCGGTACCCCGACGACGAATGGAACGCCTTCGTGCTGACCTACCTGGGCGATCTTGCCCTGGCCGACAAAGACCACGCCGGCGCCGCACGGCACTACGAGCAATCGATCGAGCGCTTTCCCGAGGGTCCGCTTTGCGATGATTGCCGCTACGGCCTGGGGCGCGCCTGGCAAGAACTGGGGCAGTTCGACAAGGCGGAACCCATCTTCCGCTCGTTCGCCGAGCAGCGTGGCCATCCTCTCTCGGACGAATCGCAGTTTCAGCTTGGCGCGTGCCGCTATTCGGCCGGCGATTACGTCGGCGCCGAGACGCTGCTGGCCGACTTCGACCACGAGCGCTCGCAGAGCGCCGCGCGGGCCAAGACGCAACTGGCGCGCGGCTGGGCCTTGTTCCATCTCGAACGCTACGACGAGGCCGAGGCACTCTTCGCCGCCCTGACCGAGCACCCGCAGTGGGGACTCGAGGCTAGCTACTGGCTGGGACTGGTCGCCAAGGCCGAAGGACAATGGTCGTCGGCCGCCGAACGCTTGCAGGCCTGTGCGGCCCGCGCCGGCGATGCGCCGCTCGCCGCGGCGATCCATTTTCACGCGGGCGACGCCCTGATTCGCAGCGGCAATCCGGCGGCCGGTGTCGAGGAACTCGACCGCTGCGAAGCGGTCGATAGCGGCGCCGAGTGGGCCGACGACTGTCAGCTCGCACGCATCCAGGCGGCGCTGGCCGACGGCGATCATGAGCTCGTCGGCCGGCTGGCCCACGAGTTCGACGAAAAGTTCGCCACGAGCGATCACGCCCCCGAAGCGGCACGCGCCGTCGCACGCTCGCTGCTCAATCAGCGCGAATTCACGCAGGCCATCGCGCGGCTGTCTCCGTGGGTGGCCGATGCCGGTGCGAACTCGGCGCCGGCCGACCGCTACCTGCTGGCCCTGGCGTTTCAGGGAGCGGGTCGTCACGCAGAGGCCGTCGCCGCGCTGGCCGAACTGCCCGACGACGATACGCGACTCAGAACCGAGGCCGATCTCGTGGAAGGCACCTCGCTCGCCGCGCTCGAGCGCTACGACGAGGCGATCGCCCGCCTCGAACGGTACCTGGCGGCCCGCGGCGACGAGGAAGGCGCGGCGCGCTGCCGCGCTCAACTGGCCGTTTGCAGCGCGCGGGCCAAGCGCATCGACGACGCCCGCCACTGGTTCAACGAACTTCAAGCGAAGCACGCCGGCGACGCGGTACTGCGCCATGCCACGAGTCATCTGGCCGAGGCCGTCTACGCCGCGGGCGAGTTCGCCTGGTCGGCCGAGCTCTTCGAACAAGTCAGCAAGCTGGGGGGGGACTCGCCATCCGTCGAGGGCAACGAACCAGCCGGCGCGAGCGCGCGGGGCCTGGCCGGTCTCGCCTGGAGCCGCTATCAGCAAGGCGATCTTGCCGCCGCCGCGGCCGAATTCGCGCGCGTCGTCGAGCAGTTTCCCGCTGATCCCGCCGCGGCCGAAGCGGCGCTGATGCTCGGTCGCATCGAAGCGGAACGCGGCGCCCCGGCACGCGGGCTGGCCTCGTACAAGCAAGTGATCGAGCAGTTCCCCGACTCGCCCCACCTGGCCGACGCGCTGCGCGGCGCGGCGCGCCTGCACGAACAACTCGGCGATCACAACGAAGCCGCGGCACTTTACCAGCGGCTCGACCGTGAGTTTCCCGCCGCGACCGATCGCGACGCGCTCTTGTACGAATGGTCGTGGGTCGAGCGCGGTCGCCAGGACGACGCGGTCGCCAACGCGCTGCTCGAGCGACTTCACGTCGAACATCCCCAGAGCCGTTTCGTGGCCGATGCGCTCTATCGTCTCGCCGAGCGGGCCCATCAAGCCCGCGACTACGACCGTGCCAGCAGACTGCTGTCGGAGTTGAGCACGCGCGAGCAGGTCAGCCCGAGCATTGAAGAGCATGCCCTCTATCTGCAGGGTCAGCTCGCGGCGGCCAGAGAACAATGGACCGACGTCGAGGCGCCGCTGGCAGCGTTGCTCGAGAAACATCCCGAGAGCAGCCTGCGTTTGCTCGCCGAATACTGGTGTGCCGAGGCGAGCTATCGCCTCGGGCAGACGGACGTGGCCCTCGAACGGTTCGAAGTTCTGCTCACCAAGACGCTCGACAGCAAAGAATCGTGGGCGCCGATGGTGGCGCTGCGACGTGCCCAGATCTTTGCCGGCCGCCGCGAATGGGACGAGGCCTACGAGATGGCCTCGCAGATCGCGGGTCAGCATCCCGGCTTCGCCCAGCAATACGAAGTCGACTATCTCATCGGTCGTTGCCATGCCAGCCAGGCACGGTTCGAGGACGCGCGGGGGGCTTATGCCCTGGCCGTGAGCTCCGCCACCGGCGGCAAGACGGAAACCGCCGCCATGGCGCAATGGATGATCGGCGAGACCCACTTCCATCAACGGAATTATCGCGCCGCCATCCGAGAATATCTGCGCGTCGAGATCCTCTATGCGTATCCCGAGTGGCAGGCCGCGGCCCTGTTGCAGGCGGCAAAATGCCACGAGCAACTGCACGAGCCGCAGCAGGCAGCTCAACTGTATACACGGCTGGTCGAGCAATTCGGACAAACCAGCTATGCCGAAGAGGCCACCGCCCGCGCCAAGGTACTCGAGCAAAAGACCGCCAGCCTGACGTCCCCCGCTCTCCCCCCCTCCCCTTTGCCCCGCTAA